Genomic segment of Salvia hispanica cultivar TCC Black 2014 chromosome 2, UniMelb_Shisp_WGS_1.0, whole genome shotgun sequence:
GACAtatcggacttccatcacgtgggtaggcaagagaagaaaTTAAGATAAATCCATCATCGGCTTGgtcccgctctgataccatattagaaatgggccactcaccccttaaaaggccttatCACTCTTCCGCATATCACTCTTATCTCCCGATCTATTTCCTCTTTGTTCATAATGAACAAACGTAGTGATTTGTTGCCGGAGAGTTCTCCGATCGACTCACCGCCAGCGGAAAAAGTGTTTGATCTCCTCTCAGTTTTTCAGTTTCCTCTCATCAATctctgtttttcatttcaatccAAAATCGGCTTGGGCCCGCTCtaataccatattagaaatggccactcaccccttaaaaggccttgTCACTCTGCCGCATATCACTCTTACTTCAAGATCTATTTCCTCTTTGTTCATAATGAACCAACGTAGTGATTTGTTGCCGGAGAGTTCTCCGATCGACTCACAGCCGGCGGAAAAAGTGTTTGATCTCCTCTCAGTTTTTCAGTTTCCTCTCATCaatctttgtttttcatttcaattttgaatcaGTTGATTTGAATCTCAGcgatctgatttttttttctcattaaagttgctctgataccatattaaaaatgtgaCACTCACCCCTTAGAAGGCCttataagggggagggttgtCCATACTATTATAGGTGAACTAAGATCATTACCAAGTCGATGTaggacaagatattagaattttaacatatATGCCTAAATAAGGGATTTATATACTACACTCTCTGTCCCATTggaaatgcaacgttttcctttttgggttgtcccactaaaaatgaaacgtttcctaaaatggaagcATCagtctctctacttttccctctcttattttactctcttttcattaactcacaaaacaacactgcataaaatcccgtgccaaaaactatgtttcatatttattgggacgcaACGCAGGGAGTATTTATCAGCGCACAAAGTAGTgattttattgacatttttttataaagaagCAAAATGCTCAAACTATCGAAGATAGTGAGCTAAAGTTCAACAAAAGGTTGTTTGCggttaaaattatataattatatttataataattttaaagcattatttatatttatttactgaAACATGGATTCACTAGATAGTGTTGGAAAATTATCACCATTGTTGAATCCATTAACCAACTTGACAGAAACGTAAACAGAGACCATCCATCCACCGAGGGCCAAACTATTTCCATGTAAGGCTATCATTattattgagaattgagaatcATCTATTTTATTACCTTATAAAATACTGTTTAATACTTACTATCttcgtccaccaaaatttgtccctaTTTAAtccggcacggattttaagaaatgaaatagaaaatgagttgaaaaagtttgtGGATTGtgagtcttatttttatatattagttttataatataatgtgagtaggaatgagttagtggaagatggggtccactaccaaaaatggtaaaagtgaaatgagacaaattttaggggacggacggaaatagaaaaatgggacaaattttggtggacggaggtagtattaaaaagtaaaaaaataagcagatttttcttaaaattaaaaacacttcAACTAGAATTGAACTAACTGATTCTTTCATAGTATTTccttaacaaaaaaaaaatcaatcaatgaaaATCCGTAAAATTAAACTACTGCTGCTATGGTAAACCAAACTATCACATGCAACGTAAAATATGGTCATGCAAAgtctaaaatattaaaccttaaaaagttaataaatctgcagatttttcttcaaatgaGGAACACTTTTAATACTCAATCAGCAGATTTTGAAATATCACCATCGActgtttaaaaaaatctagttCTGTCACTAGGCAACGacaaaacaaagaagaaaagtACTAGTGAATGCCGATATAGGGttgagaaaattaataatttcatatttcttctcaatgcagaaaaactaaataacatttctatttatacGAATATTAAACCTTATACGATTCGACtctcttgaaaaaaaaatgtcgaTGAAAAACCCGAGAATATACTATTCTATCCAAGAAAATTACTACCTCCatgactcacttttctttttggtttgtttaaatcaagatgacccaatactaaaaatagaaatatctttctatctactttattctctctcttttcctttactctctccaatctacacataaaataaagttgcataaaatcatgtgcGGCCAAGAAATGGGGCAttttccttgggacggagggagtacatgagAAAACctcacaaaaaaatttgatagttctataatactccctccgtcccattaaaaatgaaacatttttctttcctataacaaatgaaacgtttcctaaaatggaaacaatgtcatctctactttttcatctctattactttactcGTTCCTCgtcaactcacaaaacaacattacataaaatcctgtgctgagaaacaaatgtttcatttctaatgagacggagggagtatcctTTCGAACATTCGGGTGGCGTGCGGACATCCTCGAGCTGTCGACTGGTCTTCGAGTTCTGACTCTGTCTTGGGCTGGACTTGGCTGCTTGGAGTGGAAGGGGCCGTGGTGTTTGGTGGGTTAGCTAATGGGCCCGTATAAATTATAGAAGTACTCAATATagattacttttttattatacttgCTTCAACTCCTAAATCTTTTTTAACATTTACTCTAAAAccttattttttatgtgaGAGAATATGGACTCGGATCAAGTTGTGATTCTTTCTGGAGTTTACCTTCATAATTGGCCATTTCACCTAATCAAACGTACACTTATTCATAGTTGTGATTCGGAGCACTTAATTGGGCCACAAAGGAAATTTCCACTTACTTGATGTGGCTTTCTTGGAACCTGGCCTTCCAAAATTACTTGTTATTTTAGTTTCCCCAAATCTTAGCTTAGTGTaaagtttaaaaaaaggataattgtaactaaaatagtaaaatttggGTCAATGCATTTAACAAGGATAATTGAGAACTTTGTGtcatacatttaaaaaatttaacactAAAAGttgtaaaaacaataataaatagttagagtggagaaaatcttgaaattgtGTGGATactttgttgacattaaaatcttgaaattttacactgtgttgatattgtattgaaactgtgttgaagctgtgttgaggagttttgagtctgtacaatatataagtttgcatatCACTACCTTTaaacatgaaatatatttatctacaCAAACtagtagaaataaaaaagtctcacattccacttactttctctatttactttttctttaaaaagtcaaataatttcttaaccCGTGCCGAATCAAAATGGTTCTTTAAATGGTGGAAGCGGTTCCAAGTGCACACTTGTGGCAAAATGTGCATATCTTGGTACGGGTGCAATAGATGGACATGCAACGACGtcgtttaatttaatttttagatacTTTGTACGTGTTGGCATTCTACGCTTGAAGCTCTGCTACGATTTAAATGTAATTGTTGATGCTTTCGTATTTTCAGCAAGAATTTGTCTAAGTGGAGAGATTATATTGTCAAGAAGATTTTGGCCccattaattatagtattattgacaaaattagtactatagtTAGCACCCAAAGCTCTATAAATAATGAAGTGGCTATAGGGATGTAATTAACTTGCACAATTCAATCTTATTTGGGGCTTTCCTTTGACCATGGCTACTACATTAAATCACTTCATCACAACAATGCTCATCTTGGGGCTGCTTGTAACTATCTCTCTCGATTTCACAGGTCAATTTGCATCTCATTTCCTTCGTTTGCTCTTTAAATATATGTTTCATGTCTAATTATACACACATGTATATGGAAACACTGCTTAAAATAGTATATGTCGGCTACATATAGCTTTTAtaaatctctatttttatttaaatatataccctAATATGTCCAACATATTTGGTCCTTACTTCATTCGGCAGGAGTTTTcagaaaaatgtaaaatgggtgaaaaaaatggatattgtatctcacttgtatatactttgttcgtccataaaaaacattagtatatttttattttggtttgtcctCTAAAACTAGTccatttttatactccatccgctcgtaaaaatatgtacacttttcattttcatccgtctcataaaaatatatgcattccATTTGTTTGAAAGTtatccaatttattactcctatacATCAACTCGTTTATAACTTATACCatcattaaacactaataattaTGTGAGGctcattatccactaacactattttaacttTCCTTTTcattactttatcaattttgtcttaattctcgtgtcataTCAATTGATAGTATTTTGTGTCATATCATTAAACACTATCAATAATATGGTATAAAGATAGTATTATAGACAACAaaatttttctcacttttctactttattctatctctattcattcaatttaaaCGCAGTTGCCCAAATCGGAGTTTGCTACGGAAGATTGGGCAACAACCTCCTCTCGCCGCGGCAAGTGGTGGACCTCTACAAGCGCCACAACATCAAAAGAATGCGCACCTACGACGCGGACGACGCCATCCTCGAGCCCCTCCGCGGCTCGGGCATCGAGCTCAATGTCGTCATCACCAACGGATACCTCGAGTGCCTCGCCAAAGAGCCCAACAAGGCCTACGAGTGGGTCCTCAACCACATCTACAAGTACCCGGACGTCGACCTCCGCTACATCTCCGTCGGCAACGAGGTCAACCCGGCCAGCAGCGTCTCCGCCGTCTACGCGCCTTACGTCCTCCCCGCGATGCGCAACATCTACAGAGAAGTCTGCAGATTTGGGTACGGGAACCGGATCAAGGTCACCACCACCGTCGGCATGGACACCCTCGGAGCCTCGTACCCGCCTGAGAACACCGAGTTCCTCGGCGCGGTGAAGCCGTACATGAGGCCGATTGTGGCGTTCATGGTGAAAACCGGCGCGCCTTTCATGGCGAACGTGTATCCTTACTTCGCGTACAGTAGCAACGACAGGATCGACGAAGGATACGCGCTCTTGC
This window contains:
- the LOC125205946 gene encoding glucan endo-1,3-beta-glucosidase-like, yielding MATTLNHFITTMLILGLLVTISLDFTVAQIGVCYGRLGNNLLSPRQVVDLYKRHNIKRMRTYDADDAILEPLRGSGIELNVVITNGYLECLAKEPNKAYEWVLNHIYKYPDVDLRYISVGNEVNPASSVSAVYAPYVLPAMRNIYREVCRFGYGNRIKVTTTVGMDTLGASYPPENTEFLGAVKPYMRPIVAFMVKTGAPFMANVYPYFAYSSNDRIDEGYALLQEGHGITINGVYYDNLFYAMVDAVYAAVERMVDPSLHATRGVYNRTIEKKGKHNQIGPEVVSESNEDSLLTVLVSESGHPSHGGPKASMENAKLYNQNLVDIVEGGTPRHPGPIETYIFALFNENQKDGAETERHFGLFYPNGQPKYSINFN